GTGAACATTGCAAAGTAATACGCCGCAATGGGCGAATAAGAGTTGTCTGCGAAAAAAATCCAAAGCACAACCAGCGTCAGGGTTAAGGAGGGATATAGATGGCACGTATCCTTGGTGTTGAGCTTCCTAATAACAAGAAGACTTTCGTTGCCCTGACCTATATCTATGGTATAGGTTATACAAGAGCCAATGAGATTC
This window of the Mesotoga sp. BH458_6_3_2_1 genome carries:
- the rpmJ gene encoding 50S ribosomal protein L36, with amino-acid sequence MKVRASVKKRCEHCKVIRRNGRIRVVCEKNPKHNQRQG